Proteins co-encoded in one Meiothermus sp. genomic window:
- the uvrA gene encoding excinuclease ABC subunit UvrA yields the protein MDKIIVRGAKEHNLKNITVELPRGQFIVITGVSGSGKSTLAFDTIYAEGQRRYVESLSSYARQFLGVMEKPDVESIEGLSPAISIDQKTTSHNPRSTVGTVTEVHDYLRLLFARVGTAYCPHCGRPIERQSASEITDRLFQKPEGTKAILMAPVVRGRKGEYRKEFQQLQKEGYARVRVDGVIYTLEEALGLRLEKYEKHDIDLVVDRVVLKPEERARIAESVELALLRGEGLMRVLYPDSGNEELFSEKFACPEHGSVLEELEPRIFSFNAPYGACPDCSGLGYNQVFDPDLIVNPELSLAEGAIIPWSKGRDNGKGYLWDRLRALSEHLGFDMKAPFKQLSPEAQHAVLHGLPEPFEVVFRRGGRETMRFMVSYEGVIPWLENRYQETESEGLREALEAYMTLKACPSCGGTRYKREVLSVRVGQFNIAEVSNLPVREAKQFFQAVAHNNLVEVGEKLRPFRIPLEGLAEPKEHRNLNEFQVQVAAPIWREIYSRLGFLEDVGLDYLTLDRSANTLSGGEAQRIRLATQVGSGLTGVLYVLDEPSIGLHPRDNQRLLATLKKLRDLGNTLLVVEHDEETMREADWIVDMGPGAGVHGGEVVAEGRLEDILAHPGSLTGAYLRGTKHIPVPKTRRKGNGKSLLVKGAREHNLKGVNLRIPLGKFVAITGPSGSGKSTLVHDILYAALARDLMRAKAIPGRFDGLEGMEHLDKVIEIDQSPIGRTPRSNPATYTGIFDEIRDLFSKTPEARKRGYEAGRFSFNVKGGRCEACSGDGTKKIEMLFLPDLYVQCEVCKGKRYNKETLEVKLRGKNIADVLDMTVEEALGFFENIPTIARKLQLMVDVGLGYMKLGQPSPTLSGGEAQRIKLSTELGRRSTGRTLYILDEPTTGLHFEDTAKLLHVLHRLVDGGNTVVVIEHNMDVVKTADWVIDLGPEGGARGGEIVAEGTPEEVAQTNSPTGAFLARIPEIRQKVGVAAD from the coding sequence ATGGACAAGATTATCGTCCGGGGTGCCAAAGAGCACAACCTGAAGAACATTACCGTTGAACTGCCCCGGGGGCAGTTCATCGTCATTACGGGGGTCTCGGGCTCGGGTAAGAGCACCCTGGCCTTCGACACCATTTACGCCGAGGGACAGCGCCGGTATGTGGAGAGCCTGTCGTCGTATGCCCGGCAGTTTTTGGGGGTGATGGAAAAGCCCGATGTGGAGAGCATCGAGGGCCTTTCTCCGGCCATCTCCATCGACCAAAAAACCACCTCGCACAACCCGCGCTCCACCGTGGGCACCGTGACCGAGGTGCACGACTACCTGCGCCTCCTGTTTGCCCGTGTGGGCACCGCCTACTGCCCCCACTGCGGGCGGCCCATCGAGCGGCAGTCGGCCTCGGAGATTACCGACCGGCTCTTCCAAAAGCCCGAGGGCACCAAGGCCATCCTGATGGCCCCGGTGGTGCGGGGGCGCAAGGGCGAGTACCGCAAGGAGTTTCAGCAACTGCAAAAAGAGGGCTACGCCCGGGTGCGGGTCGATGGCGTAATCTACACCCTGGAAGAAGCCCTGGGGCTCAGGCTGGAGAAGTACGAGAAGCACGACATCGACCTGGTGGTAGACCGGGTGGTCTTGAAGCCGGAGGAACGTGCGCGCATTGCCGAGTCGGTGGAGCTGGCCCTCTTGCGCGGCGAGGGGCTGATGCGCGTTCTGTACCCGGATAGCGGCAATGAAGAGCTTTTCTCCGAGAAGTTCGCCTGCCCGGAGCACGGGAGCGTGCTGGAGGAGCTCGAGCCCCGCATCTTCTCCTTCAACGCGCCTTACGGGGCCTGCCCCGACTGCTCGGGCCTGGGCTACAACCAGGTCTTCGACCCCGACCTGATTGTGAACCCCGAGCTCTCGCTGGCCGAGGGGGCCATCATCCCCTGGAGCAAGGGCCGCGACAACGGCAAGGGCTACCTTTGGGATCGGCTGCGGGCCCTTTCGGAGCATCTGGGTTTCGACATGAAGGCCCCCTTCAAGCAACTCTCGCCGGAGGCGCAGCACGCTGTGCTGCACGGCCTGCCCGAGCCTTTCGAGGTGGTCTTCCGGCGGGGTGGGCGCGAGACCATGCGCTTTATGGTGAGCTACGAAGGGGTGATTCCCTGGCTCGAGAACCGCTATCAGGAGACCGAGTCCGAAGGGCTGCGCGAGGCCCTGGAAGCCTACATGACCCTCAAGGCCTGCCCGAGCTGCGGGGGTACCCGCTACAAGCGCGAGGTGCTCTCGGTGCGGGTGGGGCAGTTCAACATTGCCGAGGTTTCCAACCTGCCGGTGCGCGAGGCCAAGCAGTTTTTCCAGGCGGTGGCCCACAACAATCTGGTGGAGGTGGGAGAGAAACTCAGGCCCTTTCGCATTCCCCTCGAGGGCCTGGCCGAGCCCAAAGAACACCGCAACCTGAACGAGTTCCAGGTGCAGGTGGCGGCCCCCATCTGGCGCGAGATTTACAGCCGGCTGGGTTTCTTGGAGGATGTGGGCCTGGACTACCTGACCCTCGACCGCTCGGCCAACACCCTCTCGGGCGGCGAGGCCCAACGCATCCGGCTAGCCACCCAGGTGGGCTCGGGCCTGACCGGGGTGCTCTACGTGCTGGACGAGCCTTCCATCGGGCTGCACCCCCGCGATAACCAGCGCCTTTTGGCCACCCTCAAGAAGCTGCGCGACCTGGGCAACACCCTCCTGGTGGTGGAGCACGACGAAGAGACCATGCGCGAGGCCGACTGGATTGTGGACATGGGGCCGGGGGCCGGGGTGCACGGGGGCGAGGTGGTGGCCGAGGGGCGGCTCGAGGACATCCTGGCCCATCCGGGGAGCCTGACCGGGGCCTACCTACGGGGCACCAAACACATCCCGGTACCTAAAACCCGCCGCAAGGGCAACGGCAAGTCGCTGCTGGTCAAGGGGGCTCGCGAGCACAACCTGAAGGGGGTGAACCTGAGAATCCCATTGGGCAAGTTCGTGGCCATTACCGGGCCCTCGGGCTCGGGCAAATCTACGCTGGTACACGACATCCTTTATGCGGCGCTGGCCCGCGACCTGATGCGGGCCAAGGCCATTCCGGGCCGCTTTGATGGCCTCGAGGGGATGGAACACCTGGATAAGGTGATCGAGATTGACCAGTCGCCCATTGGGCGCACCCCCCGCTCCAACCCCGCAACCTACACCGGCATCTTCGACGAAATAAGGGATCTCTTCTCCAAGACCCCCGAGGCCCGCAAGCGCGGCTACGAGGCCGGGCGCTTCAGCTTCAACGTCAAGGGTGGGCGCTGCGAGGCTTGCAGCGGCGACGGAACCAAAAAGATCGAGATGCTCTTCCTGCCCGACCTCTACGTGCAGTGCGAGGTTTGCAAGGGCAAGCGCTACAACAAAGAAACCCTGGAGGTAAAACTCCGGGGCAAGAACATTGCCGACGTGCTGGACATGACCGTGGAGGAGGCCCTGGGCTTCTTCGAGAACATCCCCACCATCGCCCGCAAGCTCCAGCTCATGGTGGACGTGGGCCTGGGCTACATGAAGCTGGGCCAGCCCTCGCCCACGCTCTCGGGCGGCGAGGCCCAGCGCATCAAGCTCTCCACCGAACTAGGCCGCCGCTCCACCGGGCGCACTCTCTACATCCTGGACGAGCCCACCACCGGCCTGCACTTCGAGGACACCGCCAAGCTCCTGCACGTGCTGCACCGGTTGGTGGACGGGGGCAATACCGTGGTGGTGATCGAGCACAACATGGATGTGGTCAAGACCGCCGACTGGGTGATTGACCTGGGCCCGGAGGGCGGGGCCCGCGGCGGAGAAATTGTGGCCGAAGGTACCCCCGAGGAGGTGGCCCAGACCAATAGCCCCACCGGGGCCTTCCTGGCCCGGATTCCCGAGATCAGGCAGAAGGTGGGCGTGGCGGCCGATTAA
- a CDS encoding deoxynucleoside kinase, giving the protein MYIAIAGNIGSGKSTLTGLLAQRYGLWPVYEAVDENPYLADFYTDMGRWAFQSQVFFLAKRLAQHLEQINPAQHVVQDRTIFEDAFIFAQNLWLEGHLSERDWQTYLALYEGIAPALRKPDLLIYVRASVETLQAHIARRGRAYERSIPTEYLASLNRLYEAWVGAYDLSPVLVISSDTVNYAEDEEARELMFRMLEAYGLSTPLV; this is encoded by the coding sequence ATGTATATCGCAATCGCAGGCAATATAGGCTCCGGTAAGTCGACCCTGACCGGACTGCTGGCCCAGCGTTACGGGCTTTGGCCGGTTTACGAGGCGGTGGACGAGAACCCCTACCTGGCCGACTTCTACACCGACATGGGGCGCTGGGCTTTTCAGTCGCAGGTGTTTTTCCTGGCCAAGCGGCTGGCGCAGCACCTCGAGCAGATCAACCCTGCCCAGCATGTGGTGCAAGACCGCACCATCTTCGAGGATGCTTTCATCTTTGCCCAGAACCTGTGGCTCGAGGGTCACCTCTCCGAGCGGGACTGGCAGACCTACCTGGCCCTCTACGAAGGTATTGCCCCAGCACTGCGCAAACCCGACCTGCTGATTTATGTGCGGGCCTCGGTCGAGACCCTGCAAGCCCACATCGCCCGCCGGGGGCGGGCCTACGAGCGAAGCATCCCCACCGAGTACCTGGCCTCGCTCAACCGCCTCTACGAGGCCTGGGTCGGGGCCTACGATCTCTCCCCGGTGCTGGTTATTTCCAGCGACACCGTCAACTACGCCGAGGACGAGGAAGCCCGCGAGCTGATGTTTCGGATGCTGGAGGCCTACGGCCTGAGCACCCCGCTGGTTTAA
- a CDS encoding amino acid ABC transporter permease, with translation MIDSNLKEARQRNLTLPRDGFGFALLALALAILLWVATAWVMWVVRQTMTANNFQALWADFLLVLVALLPLGLLVPATRSLGQSRAARRALQSNNLIAARVHSSEAHTWAWFTLGYAGALLLFLLFVLFFVANNVAVGRTFFQLELIANSFDLILQAFWVNVVIFLFAGIFSLFWGLVVAIAKLLPGRPAQPIRFIATFYTDAFLSLPSIIVIYLIGFGLPLTGIAFFRNLPLEALAVLALTLTYGAYMAEVYRAGLESIHPSQWAAARSLGLSYGQTLRFVVVPQAVRRIIPPLLNNFIGMQKDTALVNVVGVIDAFNQARIIASNDFNLSAVTTVAILFILITIPQTRLVDRLVERDRARFRQG, from the coding sequence ATGATCGATTCGAACCTCAAGGAGGCGCGGCAACGTAACCTTACCCTGCCCAGGGATGGTTTTGGTTTTGCCTTGCTGGCCTTAGCGCTGGCTATTTTGCTGTGGGTTGCCACAGCCTGGGTGATGTGGGTGGTCAGACAGACCATGACGGCCAACAACTTCCAGGCGCTCTGGGCCGATTTTCTGCTGGTGTTGGTGGCACTTTTGCCCCTGGGGCTTTTGGTGCCCGCTACCCGTAGCCTGGGGCAGTCGCGGGCGGCCCGACGGGCTTTACAAAGCAACAACCTGATTGCGGCCAGGGTTCATAGCTCGGAGGCCCACACCTGGGCCTGGTTTACCCTGGGCTATGCCGGGGCGCTTTTGTTGTTCTTGCTGTTCGTGTTGTTTTTTGTCGCCAACAATGTGGCCGTGGGGCGTACCTTTTTCCAGCTCGAGCTGATCGCCAACTCTTTTGACCTGATTCTGCAAGCTTTCTGGGTCAATGTGGTCATCTTCTTGTTCGCCGGGATTTTTTCCCTGTTCTGGGGCCTGGTGGTAGCTATCGCCAAACTGCTGCCGGGCAGGCCGGCTCAACCCATTCGTTTTATTGCCACCTTCTACACCGATGCTTTTTTGAGCCTGCCTTCCATCATCGTGATCTACCTGATTGGCTTTGGTCTGCCCCTCACCGGGATTGCCTTTTTCCGCAACCTGCCCCTGGAGGCCCTGGCGGTGCTGGCCCTGACGCTGACCTACGGGGCCTACATGGCCGAGGTTTACCGGGCCGGCCTCGAGAGTATCCACCCCAGCCAGTGGGCCGCCGCCCGCAGCCTAGGCCTCTCCTACGGCCAGACCCTACGTTTTGTGGTAGTACCCCAGGCGGTGCGGCGCATCATTCCGCCTTTGCTCAACAACTTCATCGGGATGCAAAAAGACACCGCCCTGGTGAACGTGGTGGGGGTGATCGATGCCTTCAACCAGGCCCGCATCATAGCCTCCAACGACTTCAATCTGTCTGCCGTGACCACGGTGGCGATTCTTTTTATCCTGATCACCATCCCCCAGACCCGCCTGGTAGACCGATTGGTCGAGCGCGACCGGGCCCGCTTCCGGCAGGGCTAG
- a CDS encoding amino acid ABC transporter ATP-binding protein, with translation MSLLEVRNVYKRFGANEVLRGLNLTVEEHQVVCLIGPSGCGKSTLLRCVNGLEEIQGGEIRLHGDRITGPGVDLNALRRDVGIVFQSFNLFPHMTVLQNITLAPTQVLRMPLAEAQEKALTLLRRIGLEHKAQAYPDQLSGGQQQRVAIVRALAMEPMLLLLDEITSALDPELVSEVLNLLRELAREGMTMILATHEMGFAKEVASKVCFMYGGVVHEEGPPEQIFAHPQHERTQQFLSSIIEAGRL, from the coding sequence ATGAGCCTGCTAGAAGTCAGAAACGTATATAAGCGCTTCGGGGCTAACGAGGTACTGCGCGGCCTCAACCTGACCGTGGAGGAGCACCAGGTGGTCTGCCTGATTGGGCCTTCGGGCTGCGGGAAGTCCACCCTGCTGCGTTGTGTGAACGGCCTGGAAGAGATCCAGGGGGGGGAGATTCGGCTCCACGGCGACCGCATCACCGGGCCGGGGGTAGACCTGAACGCCCTGCGGCGCGATGTGGGCATCGTGTTTCAGAGCTTTAACCTGTTTCCCCACATGACCGTGCTACAAAACATTACCCTGGCCCCTACCCAGGTGTTGCGGATGCCCCTGGCCGAAGCCCAGGAGAAAGCCCTGACCCTTCTGCGGCGCATTGGTCTGGAGCACAAGGCCCAGGCCTACCCGGATCAGCTTTCGGGCGGGCAGCAGCAGCGGGTGGCCATTGTGCGGGCGCTGGCCATGGAGCCCATGCTGCTTCTGCTGGACGAGATTACCTCGGCCCTCGACCCCGAGCTGGTTTCGGAGGTGCTTAACTTGTTGCGTGAGCTGGCCCGGGAGGGTATGACCATGATTCTGGCTACCCACGAGATGGGCTTTGCCAAGGAAGTGGCCAGCAAAGTGTGCTTTATGTATGGGGGGGTGGTGCACGAGGAGGGCCCCCCAGAGCAGATATTTGCCCACCCCCAGCACGAGCGCACCCAGCAGTTTTTGTCCAGCATCATCGAGGCGGGGCGGCTATGA
- the dnaB gene encoding replicative DNA helicase → MATTPLEGRVPPHNLDAEASVLGSVLLDSEVLDRLEGLLAADAFYKEAHRKIWEAMVSLRARRDPVDLVTLSEELRQSGELENIGGLSYLVGLSEHTPTAAYADYYGRIVAEKWTLRKLIAAAGEAMRMAYDEEGSLEDILDTAGRKVLEVSTQGAKSEFQSMKELVHETFEHIQLLYENKGQVDGIKSGFRELDSMIGGLTRGSLNIIAARPSMGKTSFALTIAQNVALRGEGAGVAIFSLEMPAVQLVTRMLCSEARIDMNRLRQGQLTDRDFSRLVDVAGRISEAAILIDDTSDLTLMELRARARRLHAQHKLSLIVIDYLQLMSGPGGSKNGGENRQQEIAQISRGLKGLARELDLPVIALSQLSRAVESRPNKRPMLSDLRESGSIEQDADLVMFIYRDEYYNPHSEKAGIAEIIVGKQRNGPTGTVELQFHAQHVRFNDLAKDEI, encoded by the coding sequence ATGGCAACTACACCGCTCGAGGGCCGCGTACCCCCCCACAACCTGGATGCCGAGGCCAGCGTGCTGGGCTCGGTGTTGCTGGACAGCGAGGTATTGGATCGGCTCGAGGGCCTGCTGGCCGCCGATGCTTTCTATAAGGAAGCCCACCGCAAAATCTGGGAGGCCATGGTAAGCCTTCGGGCCCGGCGCGACCCGGTAGACCTGGTGACGCTCTCGGAGGAACTTCGCCAGAGCGGCGAGCTCGAGAACATCGGGGGCCTTTCGTACCTGGTGGGTCTTTCGGAGCACACCCCTACTGCGGCCTATGCCGACTACTACGGGCGCATCGTGGCCGAAAAGTGGACGCTGCGCAAGCTGATTGCCGCGGCGGGCGAGGCCATGCGGATGGCCTACGACGAGGAGGGGAGCCTCGAGGACATCCTCGACACCGCCGGGCGCAAGGTGCTCGAGGTCTCTACCCAGGGGGCCAAATCCGAGTTCCAGAGCATGAAGGAGCTCGTGCACGAGACCTTCGAGCACATTCAACTGCTCTACGAAAACAAAGGCCAGGTTGACGGCATCAAGAGCGGCTTCCGCGAGCTGGATAGCATGATTGGGGGCCTTACGCGGGGCTCGCTCAACATCATTGCGGCGCGGCCCAGCATGGGTAAGACCAGCTTTGCCCTCACCATCGCGCAGAACGTGGCCCTGCGAGGGGAAGGGGCCGGGGTGGCCATCTTCTCGCTGGAGATGCCCGCGGTGCAACTAGTAACCCGGATGCTCTGTTCCGAGGCCCGCATCGACATGAACCGTCTGCGCCAGGGCCAGCTCACCGACCGCGATTTTTCCCGCCTGGTAGATGTAGCGGGCCGCATCTCCGAGGCGGCTATCCTGATAGACGACACCTCCGACCTGACCCTAATGGAACTCCGGGCCCGCGCCCGTCGTTTGCACGCCCAGCACAAACTGAGCCTGATTGTGATTGACTACCTCCAGCTTATGTCCGGCCCCGGTGGGAGCAAGAACGGCGGGGAGAACCGCCAGCAGGAGATTGCCCAGATTTCCCGCGGCCTCAAGGGTCTGGCCCGCGAACTCGACCTGCCGGTGATTGCCCTCTCGCAGCTTTCGCGGGCGGTGGAGTCGCGCCCCAACAAAAGGCCCATGCTCTCCGACCTTAGGGAAAGCGGCTCCATCGAGCAAGACGCCGACCTGGTGATGTTTATCTACCGCGACGAATACTACAACCCCCACTCCGAAAAGGCCGGCATTGCCGAGATTATTGTGGGCAAGCAGCGCAACGGCCCCACCGGAACCGTTGAGCTACAGTTCCACGCCCAGCACGTGCGCTTCAACGACTTGGCCAAGGACGAAATTTGA